The following is a genomic window from Rhododendron vialii isolate Sample 1 chromosome 9a, ASM3025357v1.
TCCGAGCCCTGGGTACAACATTGAGCAGGTATGCAATTGGAAATGCATTTGCTTAACCTATTTCAGGACAATCTTTGTTTTATAAGTACTAAATTGCATTTTGGAAGTCCTTAAAGGTATTGAGGTTGACCAAATCCATACTCTAGGTTTATCTAGTTAGAAGGATGACCATTGGCAAGCCAATGTCTGTAACGGAGGTGACTGGATGACGGCCCTCTATTTTGTTTGTGTGAATGGGCTATTGATCTACTCTGTAGTTTCCTTAAGTTTCTCCTTTTGCCCCACGTTATTGATGATGGAGCTGCAAGTTCTCTTAGCTATACAGGGATGTGAAATTgatgtttgttttttggagCCCTTGAATGTCAGATGAGTGCTGGAATGTGTAAAACAGGACTGTCAATGGATATGGGATAGAGTCGATCACAGTTATATATTCATGTCATTTGTTATGAATTGTCATGGATGTGTACATCCTTCTAGTAATAGTGTCATATAATTGGCTTTGATACATATATCGGGTAAGTGGTCACAAACACTAGTTAAGCTCCAAAAAATTGATCTAAAATGTATATGTACTTGTAGTCTTACTAATGCATAAAATTGATTACTTTACTTTTGTagttcttttcattttattctctcatctttctcaaaaaaatcaGGAAGTTGATGAATGACGAATTTTGGGTGTGGCTATTATTTTCCTATGTATTTTAACTGCTATGCTTCTAGAGATACTCTGAACATCTCTAAATTCTTTCTGTATTGCGCCAAGTGACCCATCTTTCAGACAACTGATTATCAGTGAAAGGGTGATGGTTGCCATGGGTGTAAAGCTACTCTTAGTATAGATGATGGAGAATGGTAAGTGGATTCGAGGCAAAATACAGAGAGATAGAGTTGTTGCATATGTGAGATTAGCGAACGTGCTATCTATAATAAAAGAGGGGTGTTTATTAGGGAGCCGTCAATTGAAGGTGGAATGAGTGACATTATGTGAAGATGGTTTTTGAGTTGGGTTTCTTGATAAATGGGAAATTGGGGTGAAAAGGGATACTCTCCCAGAGGTGGGAGATGGGGGGAGCGTGGCTAAAGGCAGAGAATTTAGacattttctttcattgatGCAGTGACGTTTACTTTGTTCAGCAGATGTGTCATTTGCCTTCATAGgatttgagtttttcttttactCAAAAGAATTGTGTATCTACATTTCTCAATTTTCCTGCTTTTGTATTTTAACAAAGAACGACATCATATTACATTGCGTCTGAGCGCTTTTCTATTATTTCTATGAGATCCGTTACAGATTCAGATAGGTGTTCTCACGAACTTCAGTTTGCTACTTTATGAATACATCTATGTTTTAGAGATCGGAGATATTCAGATTTTTCTTGGATAGCCTTCAGCTGCTGATTATGATCTGTGTTGTCTTCTAAATAAAGAGATCTCCATAAACAAGCTGATGAATATATGCCTTTGTCTTGAATTGGTTTACTTTTCTTATTCATCAGCTTGCAAAGAAAGGCGAAAAGTTCATAGACCTTCCCTATGTTGTCAAAGGAATGGATGTTTCGTTTAGCGGAATACTGAGTTACATCGAAACCACTGCGgaggaaaagctaaaaaataatgagtGCACCCCGGCAGATTTGTGCTATTCCCTGCAGGTAATCATTTGTATTGCTTCGCCTATTTAGTGGACACTCTGCATATTTGTTGTTGTAAAATGTTATGTAGCTGGTATACCTTTTGTGGGAATTTGTCCCTCGTCGATTAATTATCACctctaaaactagtatatgagcatgGGCAgcttctccactcattgccaattggttttgagttgaatgctttaacatggtatcagagctaggttatagaggcttttcccctttgtttgtgccatagttgcactttgtttcgttgtgatcCATATGTTCTGGATCCTTTGTTGATCTCTCCACGTGCAAGTCAGGGGGTCGCACGTgtgggggagtgttggaatttgtcccacgttggttaattatcacctctaAAATTAGTACATGAGACTGGGCGGATTCtcttttgagttggatgctttaacacctCTCCAGTATAACATGCTAGGGTTAgtggtatatatatacaagctagTTATGACTCAGTATCTCCATATCAATCTATTTGTTTTAGGAAACGGTTTTTGCGATGCTTGTGGAGATTACAGAACGGGCAATGGCACATTGTGATTCAAAAGATGTTCTGATTGTTGGCGGTGTGGGGTGCAATGAGCGGTTGCAAGAGATGATGAGAATCATGTGCTCAGAGAGGGGTGGAAACTTGTTTGCGACGGATGACAGGTATTGTGTCGACAATGGTGCGATGATTGCATATACTGGTCTCCTTGCTTATGCTAGTGGGATGTCAACTCCGCTGGAGGAATCGACCTTCACACAACGGTTCAGAACTGATGAAGTACTGGCAATctggagagagaaggagggatCAGAAAATGTTCTTGTGGACACAAGTGTCTAATTAACTATCTTTTGGGGTATGTGTTcgttttattcttctttttgtttttttagtttatCCCCCgtattttttcttcaagttaGATCATCACAAGTTGCTTCCTCGTGTTATATTGGAATTGGGGTTTTCAGGGAATTCACAAACCCGATAACCATGGGCAAGAAAAATTCCTATAATTGCGGTTGTTCCTGTTCATCAACTGCAAACCGGGAACGGATAACGATAGCTTCTTTTTCCTTGTTGAGctagatttgtttttgtttgctttaGACTAAATATGAAAACTTTAATAAACAGAACGAGCTTCTATCCTTAAGGATAGAAATCACCTTCTTCCCTTGTTTGTCAGGTTGAGACTTGACCTACTCACCTGTAAAGAATGCAGCAGAGAATAATGGAATTAGTATTAAGGATGTCATTTGTGTTTTTGCTCCAAAAACCACAAGGAAGCatatttgtttgtaaaattcagaTCTTAGTGATAATTAGCGACTTAGCGTTCACGTATAACAAGTAGTTACAAATTCACCTTGTCATTTTTTCCCAATTCTTATAGTAGTTGCTTTAAGACCTTGAAGATTTTCTTCACTACAGATGGGATTTGAGAGACAAGAAAAGTTTATGGGAGCCTTGTAACTTGCACAATTCCTGTTTTTCTCGTTGAACATGACAGTTATATCACTGTTATAGTGCTGTGTTTTGGCATATATTGTTACTTTGGCTCTGCTAAATGTATGAAATACCCATTCTCAGACACTTGACAGTAGAAAAGAGAATGGGATACGTGTCCAACATAAGTAGAGGGGCGTTCATTCAGCAAGTATATTTAGTAAATTGGGTTTTACTATTTGACCCCATATAAATTCATCTTATCACAGATGAAATGTTCTATGGCACTTTGTAAACACCATTTTTTCCTTACAAGAGAAAAATGCACATTATAAATATGAATGTTGTACCTTATCTCCATGTACTTGACAC
Proteins encoded in this region:
- the LOC131299942 gene encoding uncharacterized protein LOC131299942 — encoded protein: MKKMIALGFEGSANKIGVGVVTLDGSILSNPRHTYITPPGHGFLPRETAQHHLQHILPLIKSALKTAQITPNDIDCLCYTKGPGMGAPLQVAAVVVRVLSQIWNKPIVAVNHCVAHIEMGRIVTGAVDPVVLYVSGGNTQVIAYSEGRYRIFGETIDIAVGNCLDRFARVLTLSNDPSPGYNIEQLAKKGEKFIDLPYVVKGMDVSFSGILSYIETTAEEKLKNNECTPADLCYSLQETVFAMLVEITERAMAHCDSKDVLIVGGVGCNERLQEMMRIMCSERGGNLFATDDRYCVDNGAMIAYTGLLAYASGMSTPLEESTFTQRFRTDEVLAIWREKEGSENVLVDTSV